The Vespula vulgaris chromosome 3, iyVesVulg1.1, whole genome shotgun sequence DNA window AACACATATTTCAATTGACATGATAATGagtcaaaataaaatacatgaaCTAGAAATCACAGATAAATCCTTATTGCAAAAATCAACAGCATAAATCACGGATATACAAGCACGTATGTTGTTAATGAAAAATGTGATTGCATTATTTGTTGCatgtaaatttgttttttatattacatactatatatattcaccactatatttatatagaccagtactatttatatatagaagaaacatacaaatattacaacaaaatcatttaataatagaaaaaggtAAACGTATTACGCTATTCCTTGCGTGATTaacataattcttttattttaaaaaagtcaATACTCTCTTCATTATTTGTACTAATAATTACATAGACCCGCTAGCAGACTGTATTTagtcaaaatatttataagtctATTCTTGGTCGTTTCAACAGACCTGCATGCGTGTCATGTTTATATCTATCATCTGTAAGTAAATTTACAGGAGGGCAGTTCTCGTCCTTaccataattaattaatgaatgtaCAGTATTACGCATAAAACGATCTTGTAGCCAAGGATGTAATAACACCTGCTTGATGGTAATTCGTTTCTTAGGGTCTACTGTCATCATACGTTTGATCTAAAAAccaaaccttttttttttaatataattctacatttttttatctgtatTGTTACattaaatgtatacatataaattttcgaactctttttttttcaaatgtcctattcaataaaacgaaaatcaCTAATTCTTACCAAATCAATAGCTTTATCCGATACATGTCCAAATCTAGAACTTGGAAACCCATAAAgtcctctttttatttgatcttGCAAAGTAACTTCTTTACATGTAATGTTAAATGGAACTGCTCCACTTAAACAAGCATATAAAATTACACCTAGACTCCATATATCTACCTAAAATTAATAAGTACGTAAaacatatttcaattatagatcagcatttaaaaataaaaatgttgaaatatataagtCATACTTTGTTTGTATATGAACCACGTCCACCCGTTAACAATATCTCAGGTGCTACATACATTGGTGTTCCACAAAATGTTTTCATCATGGTTTGCGCGTCAACTAATTTTGACAAACCAAAGTCCGATACTTTAGCTAAAGTTATATCTGCATTGCTTgccaataatatattttcaggcTATGattgtttaacaaaaaatatatacatataaaaatattattacacatatttacatatatcaaaTAACTAACCTTTAAGTCTCTATGGGTGATACCACATTCATGAAGGTAATGAACTGCCAATACAACTTGATAAAATATCAGTTTGGTATGATTTTCTGTTAATCTGCCCCTACTTGTTATCCTTTCAAATAGTTCTCCACCTTCCATTAATTCAAGAACAATATATACAGTGCTTGGAGTATCTACAATTTCTTCCATACGAATCACACATGGctataatatattgatttttcttattaattaaatttcattcacaaaactaataatacaaatgtttaaaagaagaagaatattattgtattaactTACATGCCTCAAAGCTTTCAAAATCCTAACTTCATTCATGATTTTTTCAGGATCATTTAAACCGTGCTTATATCCATTTGAATTACTCACTGCTTTGACTATAGTTTTCATCGCAAACTTTTTACAACCATTTTTAGTAAATACCATTTTTACTTCTCCACCAGCACCTGAACCTAGTTTACGTGAAACTGCATATTTGCTCTTTAATTCCATAGGCAATTCATTACCCTCAAATGCAGTTGTActcatgaatatatatactaagaTATaacattgttaattaataatatctatatgtttatataatacaaacatttgtaattataaaaagcaTTAATATCTACCTGCAAAATAAGGTTGTGCAAGAGATATCACATCATTACTTTCTAATACTACTCGTTTACGATTTCcaactctttctttattaacaaAAGTTCCATTATGACTAAGATCTTCCAGATACACTACTGAATCATTAGTGTTTTCACCAATATATTCTCTGATTATCCTAAAATGCACTTTACTTATTACACTCACCCACTTAGCTCTAAATTCTTTAGAATTCACACAAATATCACAACTCTCTGCACGACCGAGAGTATATTCGTCCTTAGTCATTTctgttgaaaaaataaagttgatcgtattaattatacgaaaatttaatatatatgattatatatatatatatatatatatatatatatatatatataaaaggaaatataaatttacctAAAGGTTTAAAAGGAAGCTTGTTTGGACATAATCTTCCCCAAATAGTCACAGTTTTTTGTTGTGAAACAGGTAAATCTTGAGACTGCGTGAGAGCCACAGCGTCTATGTTTTGTGTATCAGGTAAGGACAAAGATATGGAGTCTTGCGATAACATGTTCATATCTTTTTGATGATATTCGAACAATCGAACaatgtataaataacaaatatatctttgaataattattacgtgttacttttttcacttttacaaaaacatacgtaataatttaatacacACAAAATACATGAATAAGATTAACCcattatatgatattttttattaaacgcacgtaaattaaacaaaatatttttattgtacatatacgctagagaacgaaaaatatatttaatttaataaaatacaattgtGTGGAAAGAAAGACTACGCGCGTTGGCTCAATTCATCGATACCGGGAAACGATGTACTTTACTTCACAACAATGATCACGTGTAACTGACAACACAACCACACATTACAAATAGTTAGGTCGAAGAAACATTGTTGTGTTAGTGACTGTTCATGAATACGAagcttcctcttttctttttattcgttacgCGTTGGAAACTTTACTACGTTAACAGAGTAGGAATAACAAAGGAAAATCCACACTGAAAGCATTTCCAACATTCGTAGTCATCTACGATTGgttaacaaattatttgaaaaaaattgattttactattgtttatatttttatatgcgtGATTACATGTATAtccgtatacatatattttaatttataaatcggCCGTATATATTTGATCAGTAGattactataaatatttatatcgtaattcAATAATCACTGATGTTTCCATAGAACGTTCCTGATTGGTCCATACTGTCGAATACAATTAAGCATATGAACAAAACGTACTTATTATTTGATgcacaaataaaaattcttcacTCTCTTTACATTTATAAAGCGAGTAATATAGTTGtcttgataaaattattatattataattcttttttctaaaataatatcaaattctAGAGTAAAAAAGTAACAGCACCATCTTACGGCAATTTACATTactaaataatcaaataaagcaaataaaacatttaaaagttttaataaatttcaatttaaaatatgaactgctgatgaaaatattgaaatttttagcaatataaataaattattgaaattattttttatatctttgatatcaatatgttaaaattaattttatttctatccttttgttttttatatttagtttttaaatattatttctctttctctctctctctttctccctcttcctctccctctcaaTAGagtaagaattattaatttaatttaaaaatattttcaagaacatacatatattataaaggaTGAATAATACTTTATTATCATTCTACGATCTGCAACATTATTAAAACTGGTAGAAAAATGGAATCACTAAAGCTAGATAACGAGTCATGAAAAGCAACTAcaacataattttattacattaaccATACGTAGACACAAATATTAAGTGCTCAATATGCGTATAGTTTCATTGTATgcttataacaatatattgcTAGCCCTTCTTTATCACACTCTGGAATACTGTTATCaagtgcatatatacatatacatttgcATGTGattgtatgtgtacatatgtatatagtgcatatttaagttttattatatttgtgatcttaagataaaagaagaaaaagaaaataaaaaatatgtttgtttaacttcaatattttaataaatatttttgtttttttttccgatGAGAGAAATGAATAAAGCATAAAgcttaaattaaaatgatacttAAAtgaatgtaagttgtaataaAACTagattttgtattttctcCATGGTATTAAAAATACTACGTAGTAAAGCGACACGATTTTACAAGTTAAACGTGCACCAAAATCCACAGATGCAGCTTAATACTATAACTCTTTTTTCTCGCATATAAATAATGGCAAAGTGATACGTGTTAGAGtacaaagataaatattacacACAATACAAAAGTTAAATTCTGTGTATTATTTACGAAATTATATGCCATTTTAAAGCAGTACCGTGTcgtattttcgataaatattaaaagtaattccATGCATTTCTTGAAGGAACTAAAAGgtagtaagaaaataataaaaactatgGAATAAGAAGGTAATATTCACTtaagttcttctttctttcttcattattactctactatttctttttcatagctgatagttttatttaaattaaaataaccattattattaagaatagtATGAAATATAGGTAATATAGATCTTACGACTCAGTGACAACTTCGTTTATTGTTCatcaaaataatttagtaCCACATTAATTGAGGGGTATTTTTCCCAGGAGTAAATCTGATTAAAAGGTGAACAAGGGAGAAACAGTAGGAAAAGGTTGCAGACATCAGTGTACTGTTTGAAAAATCACCCTTAATTAAGCATCGTCATAATGGTATCCATATTGTACACTTACATACAAATGCAAGTACATACGAATGcaagaaaatatgtatgtgtcaGTGTGTCGTCCAACCATACATTTGAATtgcgattatttttctattttttccttcatctATATCATGTCTGAACTACTGCTAATAGTGGTTAAAACTAAGTATACAACTAGCACTTTTCATTTTGGAACCCACACGTTGAATTATGCGCTTTCGATCTTCAGTATGAATATGCATtccatttaataaatatagtcAAATCGATGGGAAATTCTTTGACTATGCTTTgcatttttttacttaattgTCCTCGAtaggttattattattaatgcacATTGATTGGATGCTAAGCGCTGAGCAAAagcttatatttttcttttttattctctactTTGAGCACACGTTAAATTTGACCAGAGTTCAACCATTTTTCTTGTGCTTCCCActcgaacaaaaatattataaaaattgtccATATTTAATCTTTCGGCCATATTATTGACTTAAATTTgcacaatatattatatcttattttctgATTGTATTCACTTTATCTGTGTGCACATTTGAGTACGTTTATGCAACTCAAAAGTAAACATCACACTGGTAGGAAACAATTCccaatatattgaatatatttgcgcagttattatattgaaaaacaaGCGATGTTTaaatagaagaattttttatcgagGTAATTGTCCCTTCACAGTGCGTGTCATTTGTTTCAAATCGAATATCTAATGCAGTGGATTTTATCTCCTGTGACGACATGCAGCAGGGTATCTCAATGGCATACTACCTACTACAGTTTTCAAACTAATCCGTGGTAGTTGAATCGTTGGCATTCAATATATTGCACTCAGCAAGGTATGCCACTGCTTTTTTGTATATGAGTAAAGATGGAGCAGCATCCCATTTTGAATTGCCAAAAATAGTCGAGGAGAGtgcataaaataattacaaagcCTTGTTCTCATAGGTGACGACACAGTTGTCATTTTCATCACCATTACAAGAGTCAAAGAGATTCGTTCGAAATGGTAAAGAGTATGAACCGAGGAGGACGACAatatcctttattttatactCAGTACCGCATCtctgatattttaataaatatcgataatacctgaaaaagagaaagagagaaatagggcTGGGGCTTAAAGggaataagagaaaacgagGGAGTAGGTTGGGGTGGGGTAGGGGGGTATAAAAAGGCAGTCACTGACATAAAATTTTGCACtacgtagaaagaaatatatacagaaTCCTGTCTTTGTTCTCGCATTTAGTTAAAGGAATAAATTCCTTCGGTTCAAACACAATAGTGCTGTAAATTGTGTAATATCCTCCTCGAGAGATGAGCCTATATTTTGGCAGTTACGCTGCCCTCAAGTACACTCTCCTCGATTAGTGCAGTTCGTTACcgtaaaacgatatataatattaataattactaatcgtactttattataaattaattaaagagcTCTTAGTCGTacgcgtatgtgtatataataataataataataataataataataataataattaataataataataataataataataataataataataataataattaatattaataatagtgtATGTACGATAGCTTTTGGAGCAGCTTACTCTTTCGGCCATTTCCATCGAACTGGACGCGCGTTTTATCTTCTTCGCTCTTCATGTTTATGAAGTTCCAAAGAAACTGTAAAATTGGGTGACTAGCGACACTCCCAGATCTTCACCGTTTGATCTACGCTACCGGTGACCACGTATGGATGATTCTTGTGAAAATCTAAAGGTAAAAcggagaaaataattttgccGCATTTGACAGGGACAAATGTATCTCGTTAAGTATAAAATCTCTGAAATatcaaacaaaacaaaaaaaaagaatctttataTTTACCGACAGAGGTGCAAAAATGAACATGCGCTTCGAGGGTTTTCATCGCCCTCTTATAACGCGTATCCCATACTCGGAGTGTCTTGTCGTCAGAAGCACTGACGATGAACTTTCCACCAGGATGAAAAACGATTCCGCGTACCCAGTTGTCATGTCCGAGAAGTGAAAAAAGGCATACACCGGCACCAATATCCCAAACGCGAATGGTCTTATCTCGAGAACCGGACGCAAGGAAGGGACCTTCGTGGGCTCCTTTATTATCCGCTCCTGCTGCTGCATTGATCGATGCTCTTGCACTTTCTGGTGCCCATGCGATACATTCAACGACGTGGTCATGGTCTCTTAGTTCGAcctttattaagaaaatgtcgtaatgtttttttacttggtaaaataatttataagcaGGGTATGTTGCTATAAGATAAGAGATTTAATAACGcaataaaaatcgtatattatatacctttGTCTCTTTCGTTGCTATATGCCACACTCTCACTGTTTGGTCGTTTGAGCAGCTAGCAATGAGCTCGCCACAGGG harbors:
- the LOC127062302 gene encoding ovarian-specific serine/threonine-protein kinase Lok-like, which produces MNMLSQDSISLSLPDTQNIDAVALTQSQDLPVSQQKTVTIWGRLCPNKLPFKPLEMTKDEYTLGRAESCDICVNSKEFRAKWVSVISKVHFRIIREYIGENTNDSVVYLEDLSHNGTFVNKERVGNRKRVVLESNDVISLAQPYFAVYIFMSTTAFEGNELPMELKSKYAVSRKLGSGAGGEVKMVFTKNGCKKFAMKTIVKAVSNSNGYKHGLNDPEKIMNEVRILKALRHPCVIRMEEIVDTPSTVYIVLELMEGGELFERITSRGRLTENHTKLIFYQVVLAVHYLHECGITHRDLKPENILLASNADITLAKVSDFGLSKLVDAQTMMKTFCGTPMYVAPEILLTGGRGSYTNKVDIWSLGVILYACLSGAVPFNITCKEVTLQDQIKRGLYGFPSSRFGHVSDKAIDLIKRMMTVDPKKRITIKQVLLHPWLQDRFMRNTVHSLINYGKDENCPPVNLLTDDRYKHDTHAGLLKRPRIDL